The proteins below are encoded in one region of Oncorhynchus kisutch isolate 150728-3 linkage group LG14, Okis_V2, whole genome shotgun sequence:
- the LOC109903242 gene encoding LOW QUALITY PROTEIN: complement component C1q receptor-like (The sequence of the model RefSeq protein was modified relative to this genomic sequence to represent the inferred CDS: inserted 1 base in 1 codon), whose protein sequence is MMLLLLLLQLSMWGATGADTDGEATVCTSNACFSFHMERVSFEDARLKCHGDGGYLVTTKDKREIAELQSTLSQIDERHRYLDFKFWIGLKLRKGDCIIRDMSLNGFKWISGGEYSQYSNWEKEPRSTCTEERCVLVHYSLWSRNELKWTDGSCKDEAFYSCKFYFKGMCKPLLLAGGEQVNYMLPFSANALNGDNNMTAFPFGTYADIRCNDTDHFSICKLTDGVYGWTIPGPFCGSDKQNCGYKNGGCDHLCVDSDAGGVRCECKDGYALGQDRVSCGLKEYCHSSPCQHQCVTGPTGFSCVCPNGFQLDKDQFGCIDVDECHINACDGHHCINTQGSYTCRCKGGYTMDEGKCHDIDECTESRCPQICLNSEGSFSCHCIAGFTVSEDGNTCIDIDECFSNRCEDKCTNTIGSFRCSCHQNFRLHPNGMTCIRDVTVVSTAETSSDHRDTDQHDETMDTITISPVDLXKRDSVHPRTTSRHY, encoded by the exons ATGATGCTGTTGTTACTTTTACTGCAACTCTCTATGTGGGGAGCAACTGGAGCAGACACCGACGGAGAAGCAACTGTGTGTACATCCAATGCCTGTTTCTCTTTTCACATGGAGAGAGTCAGCTTTGAAGACGCTCGATTGAAATGCCATGGTGACGGAGGTTACTTGGTAACAACTAAAGACAAACGCGAGATAGCCGAACTTCAGTCAACCCTTTCGCAGATCGACGAAAGACATCGCTATTTGGACTTCAAATTTTGGATCGGTTTGAAATTGCGTAAAGGCGATTGCATTATAAGGGACATGAGTCTCAACGGTTTTAAGTGGATATCTGGAGGGGAATATTCCCAATATTCGAACTGGGAGAAGGAACCTCGCAGCACCTGCACAGAGGAGCGTTGCGTGTTGGTACATTATTCTTTATGGAGTCGCAATGAATTGAAATGGACGGATGGATCTTGCAAAGACGAGGCTTTTTACTCGTGCAAATTCTATTTCAAGGGAATGTGTAAACCTTTGTTGTTGGCAGGAGGAGAGCAAGTGAATTACATGCTCCCATTCTCAGCAAATGCATTAAATGGGGATAATAACATGACTGCATTCCCATTTGGAACATATGCTGATATAAGATGCAATGACACTGATCACTTTTCTATTTGTAAATTAACGGATGGTGTCTATGGTTGGACTATCCCTGGTCCGTTTTGCGGCTCAGATAAACAGAACTGTGGATATAAAAACGGTGGATGTGATCATTTGTGCGTTGATAGTGACGCTGGTGGTGTCCGTTGTGAATGCAAGGACGGTTATGCGTTAGGACAGGACAGAGTATCATGTGGCCTAAAGGAATATTGTCACAGTTCTCCATGTCAGCACCAATGTGTAACAGGACCGACGGGCTTCTCGTGCGTATGCCCAAACGGCTTCCAATTGGATAAAGACCAATTTGGTTGTATTGATGTTGATGAATGCCATATTAATGCCTGCGATGGTCATCATTGCATCAATACCCAAGGTAGTTACACATGCAGGTGCAAGGGAGGCTACACAATGGATGAGGGCAAATGCCACGATATAGACGAGTGCACGGAATCTAGATGTCCCCAAATATGTCTTAACTCTGAAGGATCCTTCTCCTGCCATTGCATCGCGGGGTTCACTGTGTCTGAGGACGGTAATACTTGTATAGACATAGACGAATGCTTCAGTAATCGATGCGAGGACAAATGCACTAATACCATTGGTAGTTTCAGGTGTTCTTGCCATCAGAACTTCCGGTTACACCCTAATGGAATGACCTGCATTCGAGATGTGACTGTTGTCTCCACTGCGGAGACGTCAAGTGATCATAGAGACACTGACCAACACGACGAGACCATGGACACTATAACCATATCGCCGGTTGACT AAAAAAGAGACTCAGTTCACCCACGGACCACCTCAAGACACTATTAG
- the LOC109903243 gene encoding thrombomodulin, with product MFTAIMAMKTNPFLGLITIIIITMFMLTVGGESIDSTTCVCNRNMCNAVTLGAVDFQTSGKKCQKMEGELLTVRSAASDEIIGDLLVGLTGDFWIGLRLPADRCSNIESKLRGYQWATGFQITEFSNWKDNVNVCAPRCVSVSTDRKWTERPCQEKVDGFLCQNVHESMCQTPQMEAQEFFHQGDGGEGCAMAPCEHICTEVPGGYTCSCKEGYIPSSENTHFCKMHCFLAKCPVICDIHSAGTQCDCPSGFIKSDDYCQDIDECDNGYCDQSCVNTPGSFVCSCSAGFSLQNLVKCVKTVGNESVPLTTPVHSDFLAPGVNFTSNVSSATAGGFLWVWIFIAVAVIVLILVVRYCVIKRHEQNVDSQQRCNDEAL from the coding sequence ATGTTCACTGCGATCATGGCAATGAAAACGAATCCTTTTCTTGGTTTGATAACCATAATTATTATAACTATGTTCATGCTAACGGTAGGAGGGGAAAGCATCGACTCGACTACATGCGTGTGCAATAGGAACATGTGCAACGCTGTAACCCTGGGTGCTGTCGATTTCCAGACATCGGGGAAAAAATGCCAAAAGATGGAAGGAGAGTTATTGACAGTTCGATCTGCAGCATCAGACGAAATTATTGGAGATTTGCTTGTAGGTTTAACGGGAGACTTCTGGATCGGTTTGCGCCTACCAGCTGACCGATGTAGCAACATCGAATCGAAATTGAGAGGATATCAGTGGGCAACTGGATTTCAAATCACAGAATTCAGCAACTGGAAAGACAACGTAAATGTCTGCGCTCCACGGTGTGTGTCCGTTTCTACCGATCGAAAGTGGACAGAACGACCTTGTCAGGAAAAAGTCGATGGATTTTTGTGTCAGAATGTTCATGAAAGCATGTGCCAAACACCGCAAATGGAGGCTCAAGAGTTTTTTCATCAAGGTGATGGTGGTGAAGGATGCGCTATGGCTCCTTGCGAACATATATGCACAGAGGTACCAGGGGGCTACACATGCTCGTGTAAAGAAGGATATATTCCAAGTAGCGAAAATACGCACTTTTGTAAAATGCACTGTTTTTTGGCCAAATGTCCAGTAATATGCGACATTCACAGCGCTGGGACACAATGTGATTGTCCTAGTGGCTTCATAAAGAGTGACGATTATTGCCAAGATATTGACGAATGCGACAATGGATATTGTGATCAAAGTTGTGTTAACACGCCTGGAAGTTTTGTTTGTTCGTGCAGTGCAGGATTTTCCCTTCAAAATCTCGTTAAATGTGTCAAAACAGTCGGAAATGAAAGTGTTCCCTTAACAACGCCTGTCCACAGCGACTTTTTAGCGCCAGGTGTTAACTTTACAAGTAATGTATCATCAGCAACAGCGGGGGGGTTTCTTTGGGTATGGATTTTCATTGCAGTGGCGGTCATAGTACTGATACTTGTTGTTCGGTATTGTGTTATTAAGCGTCATGAGCAGAATGTCGATAGCCAACAGAGATGTAATGATGAGGCGTTATAG